One Jannaschia sp. GRR-S6-38 genomic window carries:
- the fdxA gene encoding ferredoxin FdxA, which yields MTYVVTDNCIACKYTDCVEVCPVDCFYEGENMLVIHPDECIDCGVCEPECPADAIRPDTEPEMEKWVEFNRKYSEAWPVIITKKDPLPAAEEMDGKDGKMELFSEAPGEGG from the coding sequence ATGACCTATGTCGTCACCGACAATTGCATCGCCTGCAAATATACCGACTGCGTCGAGGTCTGCCCCGTGGATTGCTTCTACGAGGGCGAGAACATGCTGGTGATCCATCCCGACGAATGCATCGATTGCGGCGTCTGCGAGCCCGAATGCCCCGCCGATGCGATCCGGCCCGACACCGAGCCGGAGATGGAGAAATGGGTCGAGTTCAACCGCAAGTATTCCGAGGCCTGGCCGGTCATCATAACCAAGAAGGACCCGCTTCCCGCGGCCGAGGAGATGGACGGCAAGGACGGGAAGATGGAGCTCTTCTCCGAGGCGCCGGGCGAGGGCGGCTGA